The Pseudomonas azotoformans genome has a segment encoding these proteins:
- the ptsP gene encoding phosphoenolpyruvate--protein phosphotransferase produces the protein MSYNNNQLTLSAPLSGPVLTLGNVPDEVFASHAMGDGIAIDPLNDCLHAPCDGVIIHVARTGHALTIRAENGAEVLMHVGIDTVELNGEGFALLVKEGAKVSKGQALVQFDLDRIARQCKSLVSLIILTNGERFELRSVAGQSVKVGEPLLQVVARSTAAVQTAVDNSDAEVSASVRITHRGGLHARPAALIRKTAQGFSSQAQLHFGDKSASCDSLIGLMGLGIGEGDEVRVSCRGKDADAALQALVAALSAAIKEEHHAPVIAAPRRANTEAGVLHGVCAAPGLVCGPLFRLTGIELPADTGNHAADEQLQRLDTALEQVRGEIRMTLDQARQRKNVEEEDIFAAHLALMEDPNLLEAATGSIEQGSAATHAWRDAIQAQCAVLLALGKPLFAERANDLRDLQQRVLRALLGEAWHFELPAGSIASAHELTPSDLLQLSAQQAVGICMAEGGATSHVAILARGKGLPCVVALGAEVLDVPQGQRVVLDAANGRLELAPSDARHAEVHQIRDAQKLRRQQQQAQAQQPARTTDGVTIEVAANVASSAEAQVAFENGADGVGLLRTEFLFVDRRTAPDEQEQRHAYQAVLDAMGDKSVIIRTIDVGGDKQLDYLPLPVEANPVLGLRGIRLAQVRPEVLDQQLRALLQVSPLERCRILLPMVSEVDELLQIRQRLDELCVELELTQRPELGVMIEVPAAALMAEQLAKHADFLSIGTNDLSQYTLAMDRDHAGLAARVDALHPALLRLIAQTCSGAAKHGRWVGVCGALASDPLATPVLVGLGVSELSVSPPQIGEIKDRVRHLDAAQCRQLSQGLLDLSSAKAVRQACQHHWPLS, from the coding sequence ATGTCCTACAACAATAATCAATTGACCCTCAGCGCCCCGCTAAGCGGGCCCGTGTTGACCCTGGGCAACGTTCCCGACGAAGTGTTCGCAAGCCACGCCATGGGCGATGGTATTGCCATCGACCCCTTGAACGATTGCCTGCATGCACCCTGTGACGGCGTGATCATCCATGTCGCGCGCACCGGGCACGCCCTGACGATTCGCGCCGAGAACGGTGCCGAGGTGTTGATGCATGTGGGCATCGATACGGTGGAACTGAACGGCGAAGGCTTTGCGTTGCTGGTGAAGGAAGGCGCGAAGGTGAGCAAGGGCCAGGCGTTGGTGCAGTTTGACCTGGACCGCATTGCGCGCCAGTGCAAAAGCCTGGTCAGCCTGATCATCCTGACCAATGGCGAGCGCTTTGAATTGCGTTCGGTGGCCGGGCAATCGGTCAAGGTGGGTGAGCCGTTGTTGCAGGTCGTGGCGCGTTCGACGGCAGCGGTTCAAACCGCTGTGGATAACTCGGACGCTGAAGTCAGCGCCAGCGTGCGCATCACCCATCGCGGCGGTTTGCATGCGCGCCCGGCGGCGTTGATCCGCAAGACGGCCCAGGGTTTCAGCAGCCAGGCGCAGCTGCATTTCGGTGACAAATCCGCTTCGTGTGACAGCCTGATTGGCTTGATGGGCCTGGGTATTGGCGAAGGGGATGAAGTGCGTGTGAGCTGTCGCGGCAAAGATGCCGACGCCGCGTTGCAGGCCTTGGTCGCGGCGTTGTCCGCCGCCATCAAGGAAGAACACCACGCGCCTGTTATTGCTGCACCTCGTCGGGCAAATACCGAAGCTGGCGTGTTGCATGGTGTGTGTGCTGCGCCGGGCCTGGTCTGCGGGCCGTTGTTCCGCCTGACCGGTATCGAGCTGCCGGCAGACACTGGCAACCACGCCGCCGACGAACAACTGCAACGCCTGGACACCGCCCTGGAGCAAGTACGCGGCGAAATCCGCATGACTCTGGATCAAGCGCGCCAGCGCAAGAACGTCGAAGAAGAAGACATCTTCGCCGCCCACCTCGCGCTGATGGAAGACCCTAACCTGCTGGAAGCCGCGACCGGTTCCATTGAACAAGGCAGCGCAGCCACTCACGCCTGGCGCGATGCAATCCAGGCGCAATGCGCGGTACTGCTGGCCCTAGGCAAACCGCTGTTTGCCGAACGCGCCAACGATCTGCGGGATTTGCAACAACGGGTACTGCGTGCGTTGCTGGGTGAAGCCTGGCATTTCGAATTGCCCGCCGGGTCGATTGCCAGCGCCCATGAACTGACCCCGTCTGACTTACTGCAACTGAGTGCGCAACAGGCCGTCGGCATTTGCATGGCCGAAGGCGGCGCCACCTCCCACGTGGCGATCCTGGCGCGCGGCAAAGGCTTGCCCTGCGTGGTTGCGTTGGGCGCCGAAGTCCTCGACGTGCCGCAAGGCCAACGTGTGGTGCTGGACGCCGCCAACGGCCGCCTGGAACTGGCGCCCAGCGACGCACGCCACGCCGAAGTCCACCAGATTCGCGACGCACAGAAACTGCGTCGCCAGCAGCAACAGGCCCAGGCCCAACAGCCGGCGCGCACCACTGATGGCGTGACCATCGAAGTCGCCGCCAACGTCGCCTCCAGTGCTGAAGCCCAAGTAGCCTTTGAAAACGGCGCAGATGGCGTCGGCCTGCTTCGCACTGAGTTTCTCTTCGTCGACCGCCGCACTGCACCGGATGAACAGGAACAACGCCACGCCTATCAGGCAGTGCTCGATGCGATGGGCGACAAGTCGGTGATCATCCGCACCATCGACGTGGGCGGCGACAAGCAACTCGATTACCTGCCGCTGCCAGTCGAAGCGAATCCGGTGCTGGGCCTGCGCGGCATTCGCCTGGCCCAGGTGCGCCCGGAAGTGCTCGACCAGCAACTGCGTGCGCTGCTGCAGGTCTCCCCACTGGAGCGCTGCCGCATCCTGCTGCCGATGGTCAGTGAAGTGGATGAGCTGCTGCAGATCCGCCAGCGCCTGGATGAGTTGTGCGTAGAGCTGGAACTGACCCAACGCCCCGAACTGGGCGTGATGATCGAAGTGCCCGCCGCCGCGCTGATGGCCGAGCAGTTGGCCAAGCACGCGGACTTCCTGTCCATCGGCACCAATGACCTGTCCCAATACACCCTGGCCATGGACCGCGACCACGCCGGCCTCGCCGCGCGCGTCGATGCGCTGCACCCGGCGCTGCTGCGGCTGATCGCCCAGACCTGTTCAGGCGCTGCGAAACACGGCCGTTGGGTCGGCGTATGCGGCGCCCTCGCCTCCGACCCGCTGGCCACGCCGGTACTGGTCGGCCTGGGGGTCAGCGAGCTGTCGGTGAGCCCGCCGCAGATCGGAGAGATCAAGGACCGCGTCCGCCACCTGGACGCGGCGCAATGCCGGCAACTGAGCCAAGGGCTGCTCGACCTGAGCAGCGCCAAGGCCGTTCGCCAAGCCTGTCAACACCACTGGCCGCTGAGCTGA